A DNA window from Vigna unguiculata cultivar IT97K-499-35 chromosome 10, ASM411807v1, whole genome shotgun sequence contains the following coding sequences:
- the LOC114165127 gene encoding uncharacterized protein LOC114165127: MEFEYFSSASSDRMHDVFINFRGKDTRRNFVSHLYAALSNAGVNTFLDEADFPKGADLKDGLLDRIASSRICVVVFSRNYTESSWCLNELEKIIECHKTYGHIVLPVFYHVVPSQVRHQTGDFGNVLKAFAQERSWGESVMSRWNTALTAATNFSGWNARNTRNQAQLVGEIVEVVLKKLDNASMSITEFPVGLESRIQEVIGFTKREFSTVCIIGIWGMGGLGKTTTAKATFNRIHRRFTDKCFIEDIREVCETDRRGHVHLQEQLLSGILKAKVNITSVGMGRDMLENKLSVRKALIVLDDVNEFGQLKDLCGNRKWFGHGSVIIITTRDVRLLKKLKVDYVYKIEEMNENESLELFSWHAFREEKPKEDFNEVARSVVGYCGGLPLALEVLGSYLSERTKKEWKSVLSKLKKIPNNQVQEKLRISFDGLRDQMEKDIFLDVCCFFIGKDRGYVTDILNGCGLHADIGITVLIERSLIKVVKSNKLAMHDLLRDMGREIIRESSAKRLGKRSRLWFHEDVVEVLTKNTGTEAIEGLTLKLQLTSRGCFNTSVFKKMQRLRLLQLDHVNLTEDYRYLPKQLRWIYWKRFPLKYIPHDFYLERVIAIDLRHSNLRLVWKEPQVFPWMKVLNLSHSKYLIKTPDFSELPSLEKLILKDCPSLCDVHQSVGNLQNLQLINLKDCTRLSSLPRQTYKLKSLKTLILSGCLKIDKLEEDIGQMESLRTLLAKNTAVKQVPFSVVRSKSIGYISLCGFEGLSRNVFPSIIWSWMSPTMNPLSRIHSFSGTSSSLVSMDMQNNDLSDLAPVLSNLSNLRSLLVQFNTEVQLSKQLRTVLDGVYDVNFPGLEVTSYTSQISKDCLKSYLIGIGSYEEVFNTICKSVSEGLATSESCDVLLPGDNYPYWLAQTGEGRSVSFIVPDDCCIKGMALCVVYFSTPENTMTEYLVSVLMVNYTRCTIQIYKHDTVISFNDEDWRCIMSHLGSGEKVEIFVTFGHGFVVKKTAVYLMRDESSDMEVGLSPKPNKNLFVRFMKKIVSSKNQEHVPTNFKFIGSMPLLLTITEFDPSVEPLQVMDSRTTMRHSQLIPQVLIQSLDSSNASWEDVKKIKEIFPKFNLEDKVAFGGNGIVIVAAEIKKLLLFIYNDFITSIHRLVINHIHLLLQLYRYQIESTFFLAFTVLVLFHRSASTMSYTSSSSKSKPRWLYDVFISFRGEDTRKNFVSHLYSALSNAGVNTFLDDEKLAKGQQLKTELFHAIEGSQISIVVLSENYIYSTWCLDELVKIMECHAFRGQVVLPVFYGVFPWFLRSLYDVSFEVILEKASDLHRVKQWKKALGEAAGFAGWDVSNYRNENFVVKEIVSEVLERLDRTYMSITDFPVGLDCRVEHCIGFLRKETRGAYILGIWGMGGIGKTTIAKAIYNEIRCEFKHKSFLANIREVWQRDQGQTDLQERLLSDILKTEKVKVYSSDWGKAMIKETLCTKRVLVVLDDVNTLEQLSALCGNGNGIVQGSVIIITTRDVRLLNVLDVDQVYEVEEMNEIESLELFSWHAFKEANPPEAFLELSKQVVTYCGALPLALEVLGSYLYKRREKQWQSVLSKLKEIPNDKIQEKLKISYDGLTDHTEKDIFLDICCFFIGKDRGYVTEILNGCGLHAEIGITVLVERSLIKIEKNNKFGIHDLLRDMGREIVRQSSPLEPQKRSRLWVHDDVLDILSEQTGTGVIEGLALKMQTTGGVCFSTETFEKMKRLRLLQLDHVQLAGDYVHLPKQLRWVHWKAFSLTHIPENFYQENIVAIDLKYSYLKLVWKVPPFLERLKFLNLSHSKYLSKTPDFSKLPNLEKLILKDCPSLYEVHHSIGDLNNLLLLNLKDCTCLGNLPMVIYKLKSLQTLILSGCSNIDKLEEDIGQMESLTTLMAENTSLTQVPFAIVRSKKIGYISLCGYEGLARNVFPSLIWSWMSHTRGTLSSIQPFGVMPTSIVSMDIQDNNLANLLSNFSEFSKLRSISVQCDSDFQLTQELRIMLHGLCNVNSSGSENAYQSPITENSMVSNLIGMGSYQQVFDMLSNSISKVLRTSSSADFVLPGDKYPYWLAYTGEGHSVPFQVPEDSDCRMKGMLLCVVYSSTPENMATQALTNVFIFNYTKCTIQIYKQATTMFFSDEDWQGVISNLGPGDNVEIFVGVGDGITAKKTAVYLIYGQSITMRMELLGPSAQASPELSVTLSPKLSAQASSELSVTLSPKSCAQPITHVGEPTKKPQENIFAKFRNKVRECSCLN; this comes from the exons ATGGAATTCGAGTATTTTTCTTCAGCCAGTAGCGATCGTATGCACGATGTGTTCATCAATTTCAGGGGAAAAGACACTCGTAGGAATTTCGTTTCTCATCTCTACGCTGCCCTCTCCAATGCCGGAGTCAACACTTTCCTTGACGAAGCAGATTTTCCCAAGGGAGCGGATCTAAAAGATGGACTATTAGATAGGATTGCAAGCTCCCGGATATGTGTCGTTGTTTTCTCCAGAAACTACACTGAATCTTCTTGGTGTCTTAACGAGTTGGAAAAAATCATTGAATGCCACAAAACTTATGGCCACATAGTTTTGCCTGTATTTTACCATGTTGTTCCCTCCCAAGTTCGTCATCAAACTGGAGATTTTGGAAATGTTTTGAAAGCATTTGCACAGGAAAGATCGTGGGGTGAATCGGTGATGTCGAGGTGGAACACCGCACTCACCGCAGCAACAAATTTTTCTGGTTGGAATGCCAGAAATACCAG GAACCAGGCTCAATTAGTGGGCGAAATTGTTGAGGTCGTTCTCAAAAAACTAGACAACGCATCTATGTCTATTACTGAATTTCCTGTTGGCTTAGAATCCCGTATTCAAGAAGTGATTGGCTTTACTAAAAGAGAATTCTCCACAGTTTGCATCATAGGGATATGGGGAATGGGAGGGTTGGGTAAAACTACCACAGCCAAAGCCACCTTCAATCGGATTCATCGTAGATTCACGGATAAATGTTTCATTGAAGATATTCGAGAAGTTTGCGAAACAGATCGTAGAGGCCATGTTCATTTGCAAGAACAACTTCTTTCGGGCATCCTCAAAGCAAAGGTGAACATAACAAGCGTTGGGATGGGAAGGGACATGTTGGAGAATAAACTTTCTGTAAGAAAGGCACTCATTGTTCTTGATGATGTTAATGAGTTTGGCCAATTAAAAGACCTATGTGGAAATCGTAAATGGTTTGGTCATGGAAGTGTAATAATCATTACGACTAGAGATGTACGCCTTCTTAAGAAACTTAAAGTTGATTATGTGTATAAGATAGAGGAAATGAACGAAAATGAGTCCCTTGAACTTTTTAGTTGGCATGCTTTTAGAGAAGAAAAACCGAAAGAAGACTTCAATGAAGTTGCAAGAAGTGTAGTTGGTTATTGTGGAGGACTACCTCTAGCTTTGGAGGTTCTTGGTTCTTATTTGAGTGAGAGGACAAAGAAGGAGTGGAAAAGTGTGTTgtcaaagctaaaaaaaattcCCAATAATCAAGTTCAAGAGAAACTGAGAATAAGTTTTGACGGTTTACGCGATCAGATGGAAAAGGATATATTTCTTGATGTATGTTGTTTCTTTATTGGTAAAGACAGAGGCTATGTTACAGATATACTAAATGGCTGTGGACTACATGCTGATATTGGAATAACAGTTCTCATAGAACGTAGCCTCATAAAAGTTGTAAAGAGTAACAAACTCGCAATGCATGATTTGCTAAGAGACATGGGACGAGAGATTATTCGGGAAAGTTCAGCAAAGAGACTAGGGAAGCGCAGTCGATTGTGGTTTCATGAGGATGTAGTTGAAGTATTGACAAAAAATACT GGGACAGAAGCTATTGAGGGATTGACTCTGAAATTGCAGTTAACCAGCAGAGGTTGCTTCAATACTTCTGTTTTTAAGAAAATGCAGAGGTTGAGATTATTACAACTTGATCATGTAAACCTCACTGAAGATTATAGGTATCTTCCTAAGCAACTGAGATGGATCTATTGGAAAAGATTTCCTTTAAAGTACATACCTCACGACTTTTATTTGGAAAGAGTAATTGCGATTGATTTAAGGCACAGTAATCTTAGACTAGTCTGGAAAGAACCCCAG GTTTTTCCGTGGATGAAAGTCCTCAATCTTAGTCATTCCAAGTACTTGATCAAAACCCCTGACTTTTCAGAATTACCAAGTCTTGAAAAACTCATTCTCAAAGATTGTCCAAGTTTGTGCGATGTACACCAGTCCGTTGGGAATCTCCAAAATCTTCAATTGATAAATTTGAAGGACTGTACAAGACTTAGCAGTCTCCCAAGACAAACATACAAGTTGAAATCTTTGAAAACTCTCATCCTATCTGGTTGTTTGAAGATAGACAAATTGGAAGAAGATATAGGGCAAATGGAATCCTTGAGAACTCTACTTGCTAAAAATACTGCAGTGAAACAAGTTCCCTTTTCAGTAGTAAGATCAAAAAGCATTGGATATATATCCCTATGTGGATTTGAAGGATTATCACGtaatgtttttccttctatcATTTGGTCTTGGATGTCACCAACAATGAATCCTCTATCTCGTATTCATTCATTTAGTGGCACTTCATCATCTCTTGTCTCCATGGATATGCAGAACAACGATTTGAGTGATCTAGCACCAGTGCTTAGCAATCTTTCAAATCTCCGAAGTCTTTTGGTGCAATTCAATACAGAGGTTCAATTATCTAAACAATTAAGAACAGTTCTGGATGGTGTATATGATGTAAATTTTCCTGGGTTAGAAGTAACATCATACACATCACAAATTTCAAAGGATTGCTTGAAGTCTTATTTGATTGGCATTGGAAGTTACGAAGAAGTCTTCAATACTATATGCAAGAGCGTATCTGAG GGATTGGCAACCAGCGAATCTTGTGATGTTTTACTCCCAGGTGACAATTATCCTTATTGGTTGGCCCAAACAGGAGAGGGACGTTCAGTGTCTTTCATTGTGCCTGACGATTGTTGCATAAAGGGAATGGCTTTGTGTGTTGTGTATTTTTCAACCCCTGAAAACACGATGACTGAATATCTTGTTAGTGTCTTAATGGTTAATTACACAAGGTGCACCATCCAGATATACAAGCATGACACAGTAATTTCCTTTAATGATGAAGATTGGCGTTGCATAATGTCACACTTAGGATCTGGAGAAAAGGTGGAGATTTTTGTGACTTTCGGGCATGgatttgtagtgaagaaaacagCTGTCTATCTAATGCGTGATGAATCAAGTGATATGGAAGTGGGTCTTTCTCCTAAGCCAAATAAAAATCTGTTTGTAAGattcatgaaaaaaattgtCTCGAGTAAGAATCAAGAACATGTGCCAACCAATTTC AAATTCATAGGGAGCATGCCATTGCTTCTGACCATCACTGAATTCGACCCCTCAGTTGAACCATTACAAGTTATGGACTCTCGTACCACCATGAGACATTCGCAGCTAATTCCTCaagttttaattcaatctttagATTCTTCTAATGCTAGCTGGGAGGAtgttaaaaagattaaagaaaTTTTTCCTAAGTTCAACCTTGAGGATAAGGTTGCTTTCGGTGGAAATGGTATT GTTATTGTCGCTGCTGAAATCAAGAAGCTGCTACTGTTCATATACAATGATTTCATTACTTCTATT CATCGTCTCGTTATTAACCATATTCACTTGCTCCTACAACTCTATCGATACCAAATTGAATCAACTTTCTTTCTTGCTTTTACCGTCTTGGTCTTGTTTCATCGAAGTGCATCAACAATGTCTTACACTTCATCATCCTCAAAATCTAAGCCCCGATGGTTATACGATGTGTTCATCAGCTTCCGGGGGGAAGACACTCGTAAGAATTTCGTTTCTCATCTCTATTCCGCACTTTCAAATGCCGGGGTCAATACTTTTCTGGATGATGAGAAGCTTGCCAAGGGACAACAGCTGAAAACAGAACTGTTTCATGCAATAGAAGGGTCTCAAATTTCCATTGTTGTTTTATCCGAAAACTACATTTACTCTACATGGTGTCTCGACGAACTTGTCAAAATCATGGAATGCCATGCTTTTAGAGGTCAAGTGGTTTTGCCCGTGTTTTACGGCGTTTTCCCTTGGTTTTTACGTAGCCTGTACGATGTTTCTTTTGAAGTCATTCTGGAAAAAGCTAGTGACCTCCACCGGGTGAAACAATGGAAGAAAGCACTGGGCGAAGCAGCAGGTTTTGCAGGTTGGGATGTTTCAAATTATAG AAATGAAAACTTTGTTGTGAAGGAAATTGTTAGTGAAGTTTTGGAAAGACTAGATAGAACATACATGTCTATTACAGACTTTCCAGTTGGATTGGACTGTCGTGTGGAACATTGTATTGGCTTTCTAAGAAAGGAAACAAGAGGAGCTTATATACTAGGGATTTGGGGAATGGGAGGGATTGGTAAAACAACCATAGCCAAAGCCATCTACAATGAAATTCGATGTgaatttaaacataaaagttTCCTAGCAAATATTAGAGAAGTTTGGCAAAGAGATCAAGGGCAGACTGATTTACAAGAACGACTTCTTTCAGATATCCTGAAAACAGAAAAGGTGAAGGTTTATAGCAGTGATTGGGGAAAAGCTATGATCAAGGAAACGCTTTGCACCAAAAGAGTACTTGTTGTACTCGATGATGTTAATACATTGGAACAATTAAGTGCACTATGTGGAAATGGTAATGGGATTGTTCAAGGAAGTGTAATAATCATTACAACAAGAGATGTACGTCTGCTCAATGTTCTTGATGTTGACCAAGTATATGAAGTGGAGGAAATGAATGAGATTGAGTCCCTTGAACTTTTCAGTTGGCATGCTTTTAAGGAAGCAAATCCACCAGAAGCTTTCCTTGAACTCTCAAAACAAGTAGTCACTTACTGTGGAGCACTACCTCTAGCTCTTGAAGTTCTTGGATCTTATCTGtacaagagaagagaaaaacagTGGCAAAGTGTATTAtcaaaactaaaagaaataccaaatgataaaatacaagagaaattgaaaataagctATGATGGTTTAACCGATCATACGGAGAAGGACATATTCCTTGACATATGTTGCTTTTTTATCGGTAAGGACAGAGGCTATGTCACAGAGATACTAAATGGCTGTGGACTTCATGCTGAAATCGGAATAACAGTCCTGGTAGAAAGGAGCctcataaaaattgaaaagaataaCAAATTTGGGATTCATGATTTGCTAAGAGACATGGGAAGAGAAATTGTTCGTCAAAGTTCACCGCTAGAACCTCAGAAGCGCAGTCGATTGTGGGTTCATGATGATGTACTTGATATATTGAGTGAACAAACT gGAACCGGAGTCATTGAGGGATTGGCTTTGAAGATGCAAACAACCGGCGGAGTTTGTTTCAGTACTGAAACATTTGAGAAGATGAAGAGACTGAGACTTCTGCAACTTGATCATGTACAACTAGCTGGAGATTATGTACATCTTCCCAAACAACTGAGATGGGTTCATTGGAAAGCATTTTCATTAACCCACATACCGGAAAACTTTTATCAGGAAAACATAGTCGCCATTGACTTAAAATATAGTTATCTTAAACTAGTATGGAAGGTGCCCCCG TTTCTGGAGAGGCTAAAATTTCTCAATCTTAGTCATTCCAAGTACTTATCAAAGACCCCAGATTTTTCAAAGCTACCAAATCTTGAGAAGCTCATTCTCAAAGATTGTCCAAGCTTGTATGAAGTACACCATTCGATTGGAGATCTAAATAACCTCCTTCTATTAAACTTGAAGGATTGTACTTGCCTTGGTAATCTTCCAATGGTAATCTATAAGTTAAAGTCATTACAAACCCTCATCCTTTCTGGTTGTTCAAATATTGATAAGTTAGAAGAAGACATAGGGCAGATGGAATCCTTAACAACTCTGATGGCAGAAAATACTAGTCTAACACAAGTGCCTTTTGCCATAGTAAGATCTAAAAAGATTGGATACATATCCCTTTGTGGATACGAAGGATTGGCACGAAATGTATTTCCTTCTCTCATATGGTCTTGGATGTCACATACAAGAGGAACTTTATCCAGTATTCAACCATTTGGGGTCATGCCAACGTCTATAGTATCCATGGATATACAGGATAATAATTTGGCTAACCTATTATCAAACTTCAGTGAATTTTCAAAACTTAGAAGTATTTCTGTACAATGCGACTCAGATTTTCAACTAACTCAAGAATTAAGAATAATGCTGCATGGGTTATGCAATGTAAACTCTTCTGGATCGGAAAATGCATATCAATCACCAATTACAGAAAATTCTATGGTATCGAATTTGATTGGAATGGGAAGCTACCAGCAAGTCTTCGATATGCTTAGCAATAGCATATCAAAG GTCTTGAGAACCAGTAGTTCCGCTGATTTTGTGCTTCCAGGGGACAAATATCCTTATTGGTTAGCATATACAGGGGAAGGGCATTCAGTACCTTTTCAAGTTCCTGAAGATAGTGATTGTCGCATGAAGGGAATGCTGTTGTGTGTTGTTTATTCATCAACCCCTGAAAACATGGCAACTCAAGCTCTTACTAATGTGTTCATCTTTAATTACACTAAGTGCACCATTCAGATATATAAgcaagcaacaacaatgttctTTAGTGATGAAGATTGGCAGGGTGTAATATCAAATCTAGGACCCGGAGACAACGTGGAGATTTTTGTAGGTGTTGGTGATGGAATCACGGCTAAGAAAACAGCTGTGTATCTGATATATGGTCAATCAATTACAATGAGAATGGAGTTACTTGGACCAAGTGCACAAGCATCACCGGAGTTGAGTGTGACTCTGTCACCTAAATTGAGTGCACAAGCATCATCTGAGCTGAGTGTGACTCTATCACCTAAATCGTGTGCACAACCAATCACTCATGTGGGGGAGCCCACAAAGAAGCCGCAGGAAAATATATTTgcaaaatttagaaacaaagtGAGAGAATGTTCATGTTTGAACTAG